A region of the Apium graveolens cultivar Ventura chromosome 6, ASM990537v1, whole genome shotgun sequence genome:
AATTGGGGCAAGAAGATGAATAATTAGGTTTTGGTCTACATTGTATGAAGCGAAGACGCGCCCTGTATATGTAGGATGCGTCCATGATTGTGTAGGCTGTATTTTGGGTTGTCATGTAAAGAGATGAGGAGGAAGATATTGAAAGGAGGAGGACGCGCCCAAGGCGCAGGACGCGCCCTGATAAGTATAAATAACGGGATGAGCTGTACAGGTAATAAGGTTGTCATGCAAGGAGAATATGTGTATTTTACAAGGGGAGGACGCGTCCTGCCTCCTGGAGATGCACACTTTGGGATGGTTGAGCTTGTTCTCATTCAAGATAAAGCAAATAGAGATACTTGGAAGATATAACAATATGTGGAGTTCGTAGCGTCAGGACGCGCCCAATCGTTCAGGACGCGTCCTATGTGTGAAGAATGCATGATCAAGAGTAAGTTTAAAGCAAGACAAGCGTGGAAGGagcaatggaggattattttcactaacatatttgttgcaggtactctttgaagaattccctccttgagacggtcaaggagggggatgtccgtgaaaagcttgaaggcctccaggggtatgcctgatgattgaaggcctcctcctgtattcaacgggtgtcctcgttggggatgcggggttaactttggtgtgtgctttgggaactctgttcttgtattcaacgggtgtcctcgttggagaactttggagtcatcctgcactttgcacccaagagcttgggatcacctgtcctgctatctggtgggttatcctcattcgggggacagggacgcgtctggcatttggggtgaaccgtggctatacctgcgttcgtaattcaagggagatagctgtagcggaatgttatccttgcgcagggagatgcattatccgtgaagtcctgcgattacaaacgagccttgggccttcgcggttgggcctcatagttggacattcctaaagctagcggaagatggattctggaccgggcctgagaataagaagtctaagcccattagatttcttgttccccaagaactacgtgggcttgattccctataaatagggatacgtaggcaaattgtaaggggtgggaagcgagagccataaggagccaccaccaaccctaagcaatctcagcccccaatttatcacaaccaccacactctgctcacttttcaggcgaagaaccaccatcgtagatcttgattccggcgacgaacctcaaactttgttgataccaaattcctccgtcaacagtAGGGAAGGAGAGGCAGCATGCAGAAGATGTATAGTTTGTTGGCCATGCTAACAAGCCTAAGTGATTGAACTTATAAATCATGATTCAACTCAATTGAATTTCAATATAATAAGAGTGGGAATCAAGTAGGACCATGTAATACGAAGGTTTAGTCATGTAGGTGAGTTTAGTCATGAGCTTTACCAATTGTCAATCATACTTCACCCCACTAGAGATTATAAATGTACACACACAGACACACTAGCTTCATgtatattcttcttcttcttcgcATTCGCATCATAGATTGATGTACGTCTTGATTTATTATTCACAGAATTAGTCGTGTCGGCCACATTCATTTCTTCATCATTCTTCTCCTTTTTCTATCTATTTATTATTTGACTATTACCCGACAACAGATTCTATACTCATGTATACAAATTTTGGTATAAAATTTTCCGTCATAAAGTATATGAAGGGCGATACTATATTGTAAGAAAATATATTTCAGTAGTAATGTTAGTTGTCCTACATTGTTTGCTGGAGAATTTGCCAGAGGTGCTAAATATAGGTTTAATAATTTTTAAGTCTTAAAATTTGTACAAATATAGAGCTTTTATGATGGAATTAGCCGAGTTTTAatttttttgggaatttttacATAAATActgtattttaaaaaaaaaattgaaaatactgtcatttttaaacttattttcaaaaatataatttttaaaattttatttttaaaaatacgATTTGCAATTTTTGTTTTATTCTTTTCAAAGTTAATTTTAAGATTGTAAATGTTGCAATTAATTTTAAGATTGTAAATGTTGCAAACTTTAAATGCAATAAATGTAaccttaaaattaattttttttaaattgaaaATTAAGTTGCATAAAAGATTGCAGAGTTTGCAAATCGTATTTTTGAAAATTACTTTAAAATTTTAGTATTTTATAAACAAGTTTTAAAACATggtatttttataatttttctttttttctaaCAAATCGAGCCGAGTTTTTTTTATggaacaaaaaatcatatttgaGGTCGAACTCGTAGACTAATAAGCTGCACAAGAACTTTTATCAAACGTAAAAAAGCTGAGTCGAACCGATCCGAACACGAGTTTTCTCCATTAAAACGAGCAGCTGAAGTAAAAAATTCTGGTTAAATCACTGGTTGACTATtgaaataacaaatcaaatacaattatttttttctgaaaattttgtcttATCACTGAATATATgtatcttgacatccgtacggttggaacattcataaatatttttaaaaaatcgagaCATTAATACGGGACTATAAACATGAGTAAGAAGTATTAGTCAAACCATAGACTGTTAAAATAGCTTAAAATAGCAAACAAAATAAGTTTATTTTTGTTTTGAAAAttttgttatatcactaaaatatatagatcttgatatcgacacggttggattattcataattttgttttaaaaaaatcaaaacatctaAACTGAACACTAATTAGAAGTAGTAGTCATGTCACTCGTTAactattaaaatatcaaaccatATAAATTTAAACTTTtttcatatcactaatatatatatatatatgggtttTGGTTCACAATCCCGGTGGTTATAGTAACCACCGGGTGCCCCGCATTGTTTAATTGCACCAGatctccagcaatgagacatTGCGGGAGGTACCTACCACAATGAAACAATGCGGCAGAAttcttatttttatataatttctaaaattcttgtttttatttaatttctaaaataacaaaaaatcatattttaatgaattaattttTTTCCCGATAATAACGGAGTtagaaaatatataattaattttaacaaccatttgttctatattttctaattttattactacttcccatttattatcaattgtataatgagttaaaaatttaaaaataaaaaacctaAGATAGTACTGAAACGTATGAATGCACTATTGCAATTATGATTGTTTATTGATCGAAAGATGTCATCTTTTCTAAAACTTTTTGAGTAAATTCTAatcaaattattttaatttgaattttaattATGTCAAAATTATGTATAATAACACATTTGTACTTTTCAATGAAGTTATgatgaattaaatattttttataaacaatttttaattttaaaaaaataaatgaggacaaaataataataaaaatccCTCCCGCAATGCGTCATTGCGGGAGGTGTTGGGCCTAGCCccaacatatataaaatattgaggcAGGTGGTTAAAGAGCCACCTACAacaatgtttcattgcactagcagcaattagagatgcacaaaaggcccaccgggCCGGGACTTGACCCGGCCTTAAAAAACCCGGGCTTTGACCGGGTCGGGCTTTTCGGGCTTGACCGGGCCGGGCTGGGCCGGGCTTTCCGGAAATTTCAaagcccgtttgggccctcgaggcgggcctaaccgggctttttttcgggccggatcggatcggatcgggccgggcttttttctaatttaaatcggatctagtattattagagattccgaaaAAATGAAACAATGATGTAGGTCGCATagggtattttttttatttgttacgaaaaaatgtttagcattccggggtctgagttgttttatattttttataggtaacgaaaaatcgataattttttttttttagttttccacattttcaatttttagcaatatattcgtttactataaattaaaaattgataaattaaattagacaagtacaagaaaaataaaaaaaacataaaactcacaatattaaaaaaacataaactcacaatattcccttataataaaaattcaaaaatactatttcgaacaaataattaaaaaataatttttcactcaaaaattttaaattcaatatttaatttaaatatttttgtttaaaatattaattcaaaaatatgaaaatataagttcgaaaaaatatttaaaaattcatttttaacaaaaaaaaattagaaaaacaaaGCGGGCAAgaaccgttacatttaaaacGTTCTCCAGCAATATTTTATTGCActagccgcaatgaaacaatATTGTAGGTGGCACaggatattttttttatttgttacgaaaaaatgTTTAGCATTCGAGGGactgagttgttttatatttttttataggtAACGAAAAATTGATAAAATCtcatttttttagttttccacattttcaatttttagcattatattcgtttactataaattaaaaattgataaattaaattggacaagtacaagaaaaataaaaaaatataaaactcacaatattaaaaaaaacataaaattcaaaatattccgttataataaaaattcaaaaatactatttcgaacaaataattaaaaaatactttttcactcaaaaattttaaattcaatatttaattaaaatgttttagtttaaaatattaattcaaaaatatcaaaatataagttcgaaaaaatatttaaaaatttatttttaacaaaaaaaataaattagaacaAATAAAGGGGGCAAGAACAGTTAAATTTAAAACAACGTCCTCCAacaatgtttcattgcactagcGACAATGAAACAATGTTGTAGGTGACAgagatattttttttattacGAAAAAATGTTTAGCATTCTTATAGGtaacgaaaaatcgataaaattttattttttttagttttccacattttcaatttttagcattatattcttttattatagatttaaaattgataaattaaattggataagtacaagaaaaataaaaaaaacataaaactcacaatattaaaaaaacacaaaactcacaatattctgttatcataaaaattcgaaaatactatttcgaacaaataattaaaaaaatacctTTTCACTCAAAACTTTTAAATTCAATacttaatttaaatattttagtttaaaatattaattcaaaaatattaaaatataagttcgaaaaaatatttaaaaatttatttttaacaaataaaGCGGGCAAGAACCGTTACATATAAAACAGCGTCAtccagcaatgtttcattgcactagcTGCAATGAAACAATGGTGACagatgtattttttttatttgttacgaaaaaaaGTTTAGCATTCCGAGggttgttttatatttttataggtaacgaaaaatcgataaaatttcatttttttttagttttccacattttcaatttttagcattatattcctttattataaattaaaaattgataaattaaattggataAGTACacgaaaaataaaaaaaacataaaactcacaatattaaaaaaaatacaaaactgacaatattccgttataataaaaattcaaaaatactatttcgaacaaataattaaaaaatactttttaactcaaaaattttaaattcaatatttaatttaaattttttagtttaaaatattaattcaaaaatatcaaaatataagttcgaaataatatttaaaaatttatttttaacaaaataaataaattaaaaaaaataaagcGGGCAAGAACCGTTATATTTAAAACAGTGTCCTCCAGCAATGTCAATGCCTCAATGCGGCAAATGGTTGCTAGATCCACCTGGGGCTATGGAAGGgcaccctatatatatatatatatatatatatatatcttgacatacATATTGTTCGATCGTtgagatatatttaataaaaaatcagaaaaatattcataataatacaatatatgaaataataaattttgaatttgtTTAAGCTGAACCGAGCCGAACTCAAATCGAACATAGTCGACCGatttcgagccgaactcgagccgaaCATGTTAAAAGCTCGGGTCGAGCTCATTTCCTTAACGAACATATTTTTGTGTTCGAGTTCAAATTCAAGCCCTTAACGAGCCTAGATCGCGTTTCTTTACGAACAGTTCTGCCTAAAGTAGTGTAAATATATCTTTTTACTCTTGGGTTACGAAAAAACCAATGTAAATCGAGGGGTTCGAGGACAAAAAGATCCGTTTGTAATCCTTGAGAAACAAAAAAGAGCGCTTTTGAACTAAATGACCATATTGATATTTTTGTGCAAATCTTAAAACTTAAAAGGTATTTAGGCCTAAAATATAATATAGTAGTAAATTATTGTTGAGAGTGTCCCACATCATTTATCCGAGAATGGGAGTTGCATATTGCTAGTTAAACTTAAAATATAATATAGTAATAAATTATTGTTAGTAGTTTACTATATCATTTGTGGAAGAGACATATTTCTAGTTACAACTAACTCCGTTAGCACGGAGTTAAAGCAAAAAAATTTTTTTTTGACGGTTGGAACTTTTTTTTTGAAAATGAGCTATCAAAAATTTGgtaaaaaatagttttaaaatgatttgacatGGGTGATGTGCCACTTTAAACtgtaataattaataaaattgatGTAAATGTATGGAAAATTCATCTTATTAATTATATGATAATCGATCAAAATATGTCAcgtgatattttaaaatcattttgaaatcCAATTTTAAGTAGCTAGCATTTCCCTTCAAAAATAAATGGAGCAATTAAATATAGAAACTTACCTTATATAATCTTGAAACAACTTTTTGAATGTAAAACGGTCTTGATAATATAGGGAAAGACGTGGACAAGCAAACCACAGCAGGGATATGCCTCCTACCGGACGTTCCTGTGTAGTTTAGCTTTTACGTTTCTTTCTCCTCTGTTAACTTTTTTTTATCAGAACAAATGCGATCGAAAACTAAACCGAACTTTAATAATTTCGAAATTTGATTGACGTAAAAAATGACCTGACCAAGGAAAGAAAAAGTAGAATGAGCACTAACAAAACAAGTAATGTAGAGCCCCCATGTATGTTGGTTGTTTTGGAGGCCAGTAAACTTACCATCTTACTCGACGTCTCAACGTCGCAAAACCCGTGCACAATTAACCAATCCCTCACAAATGGTTCACCACCATACATACTCTCACTCTTCTTTCTCCTCTTGTTTGCTTCAAAATCAAATCAGTGTTCACTTCACAGTTGCTTCAACATGCCATTCTCATGTATCGTTGATTTGGTTTTGAGTTTTTTTGGGGTGAGTATGGTTAAAGTGTGACTTTTTGAGGAGATTaagtatattttttatttttggtatGTTAAACTCAGTTTTTAGTTAAGGGCTCTTCATAGTTGGAGATGCtctaaataatttaaatttttgatCTCTTATTATTATCGATAAAAGATAAATATTGTCCTTCAAAATTATAGATTACTTATTACGAGTTTTCTAATGTGTTTCCAAGTCCACACAATAAATATTAATTTTCATGAATTTTTTTCCATTTTGATTGATCCTTTAATTATAAATTCTGATCCTTGGACTTAAATAAAAGATTATAAAGTATTATTACTTGAAGTCTATGTTGACTATATGAGTTTTAAGACTAAATGATGAGTGCAATTATATTAGTTATCATTGCATCCTGGTTTGTACAAAATAGCCGGTGACACTGTAAAAATACACTACGATATAGCACCCAACACAGGGATTGATTGAATAGAATATGTCTCCGCATATTTAACAAATTCCAGGGCCTGTAATCTAATCATGATATTCTGCAGCATGATAGATAAAGCTATGTCCCTAGCTAGCTGTAGATTCATTATATTGCAAAATATGAAAAAGGACTAGTTACTGTAATTTGAATAAGTGGTGCCAAATAATGTCACAATTCGttttaacaaaattaaaaaaaaaacttgTAATTATAATTTGGGAGGGAGACACAAAATACCAATAGTTTCAATGAATTGAGAGGGAGACACGGTACCAAGTCACATGTCCATCTGCGCAATGCATATTAGACAAAATACCaatattcaataatataatataaatactACTAAAATACTTACTATAAATACTCTTAATTAACCAAAGACacatttataatttataatatagtACAAGTTACAATGATTTTATGATATAATAATTGCGATTCAACAAATAAACATTACTACTTAAGTCTGGAAAGAAAACATTACAATCTATAATTTTAACCGCCATCCTGGGAAATGTCGTTCATGTTAGAATCGATCCTAGGAACTTCAGCAGAATTGGAATTCGACATAGGTTCAGGCATAATATCATTTAGGTCAAAATCTCTAGGAACTACGTTTAGATCAAAATCTCTAGGAATTCTAGCAGAATTAGAAACTGATGACTGCATTGGAATAACGACATCAACCTGTCCTACAAGATCCCCGCCTACTATGTCGACATCATCAATATTCACGTCTTCACCTACTTTTTCTTCCATTGCATTTCTAAGCTTTCCATGACGATGTCGAAACATTCCCCACAAAAAATCGTGCCTGTACCACTCTGTATTtaataagaaaaaaaaaatcaatataaTCAAGCACTAGCTGTATATATGATCCAATAATTCATCAAATGAGTTTTTTACTTTTATCTTCCTGTCACATTTGAAGCAGTCGTACAACTGATATGATGATCCAAGTAATACTATAATACTATAACAGAGCGAAATGAAAGACGACCTTGCTCCCTTACGTTCAATATACTTTTGTTCgtttcataatctttgaaaatAAATCTACCAGTGCATATACTCAAAAAGTAAGCAAAACAAGTAAGCATGTGGAAAAAGTTACTATAGATTATATACGTGAACTGATTTTGGCATTAGAAAGGACTAATTTTGGCAGAAATACTGACATTTAAATGTTAAAATATAATGACCCTGTTGAATATAGTGACCACTAGATTAACTTAACACTAATTTGGATAAAGTAAAAAGTTCTCTATTTGAAAAACGGAGAGGATATCTCTTTAACATATAAGAAAAATGATGTAAAAAGTTGCATAACATAATTAATAGATGCAGCAGGATAAAGAAACTTGAAACTCACCAGAATAATCTTTGTGCAAAACTTTAGAAGAAAATACAAGCAAGTCCACTTCATCAATGCAGCTTCTCAGAAAAAACTGGTCAGATAACTGCTCCATGAGAAAAATGTACTCGTCCAACCTTCAAAATGAAAGAAATTACCAAGATAACTACTTGAAGGAAGAAATTCTCGAATAACATTACATGGTGTAAAAGCATACCTATTCTTGTTGTCAGGAAAAAAATAGAATCCCATGTCTCCCTCTCCAGGATCACATCCCTTAAAAGCAGTTCTCAAGAAATCCGCGTACAAGCAGGGCTCAAACTCGAGAACTTTTGGAATATTTTCAGAATATTCTTTCACCTTTGGAAGAGCATGTAATGTTGGATGAGCCCCAAGATAGATACTAGCAGTCTTCTCATATTTCAATCTGAAGGTTCCCctgatttttttaattataaataattattctAGATAATGGTTTAATATAAAGCGATATGACAAGGCTTAAAAACTACATATATACGGTAAGGACAATTAACTACTTGAGATACAATATATACATTAAATAGTACATGCAAATCTGCCATCCATCTCAGGAAGCAACATACAAAACATTAGGCACCCTTACAATAACATATACTAAGTTATTCAGATAATTACGTAAAAACATGAACCGTAACGGTATTTCACAATGAGCTAACAAAAATTTctgaataaaataaaatgattacTTCCTGAAACTGATAGCATACATAAGGGAACTCATCAGTATAAGAGGTCCTGAGAAAAATATCCGATCTTATCCAATGACTTTATCTTTaatcatttttattttatatgaTGGAACTTTAAATTACTTTATGGAATTTAATAGTGTGGATAGACTTGGTGTGCCTACTGCATAGTACAACAAATTCTAGCATGAAAAATAGAGCCATCACAAAAGTATTGAGCCAAGGAATATGTGGCCGACATATAATAAAACTACTTACATCCAGGAAGGAACTGGAGAACAATTGCTGGGAAAAGTTCCCTCGACTGTATGCACATCATTCTCTGCAGACAAATTCTTCGGTTCAGCCTCTCTAGAAAACTCAACACCTGAATAATAGACATTGCCTCCAAATCATAATTCTAAGATGAATTTCAACAGAAGCAATTAATGTACTAAAATCATTATTTGAACAATTCATACTTTTGTGAAACTTTTTCTGTTGGAAACTAAAACCTCAATTGTCTTGgtggtttttaaaaaaaatcccGTACTTTTATCATAGTGTCTGGA
Encoded here:
- the LOC141667007 gene encoding uncharacterized protein LOC141667007 isoform X1, which produces MQKGYRTLRELRGTFGNIGQLEEPTTCHKCKCGVEHRYCTRNHSRSSKSVADHDMASPPNNIPVDSSCPSKHVEQSHPIRSENTENDTSLKKAKGVEFSREAEPKNLSAENDVHTVEGTFPSNCSPVPSWMGTFRLKYEKTASIYLGAHPTLHALPKVKEYSENIPKVLEFEPCLYADFLRTAFKGCDPGEGDMGFYFFPDNKNRLDEYIFLMEQLSDQFFLRSCIDEVDLLVFSSKVLHKDYSEWYRHDFLWGMFRHRHGKLRNAMEEKVGEDVNIDDVDIVGGDLVGQVDVVIPMQSSVSNSARIPRDFDLNVVPRDFDLNDIMPEPMSNSNSAEVPRIDSNMNDISQDGG
- the LOC141667007 gene encoding uncharacterized protein LOC141667007 isoform X2, whose amino-acid sequence is MQKGYRTLRELRGTFGNIGQLEEPTTCHKCKCGVEHRYCTRNHSRSSKSVADHDMASPPNNIPVDSSCPSKHVEQSHPIRSENTENDTSLKKAKGVEFSREAEPKNLSAENDVHTVEGTFPSNCSPVPSWILKYEKTASIYLGAHPTLHALPKVKEYSENIPKVLEFEPCLYADFLRTAFKGCDPGEGDMGFYFFPDNKNRLDEYIFLMEQLSDQFFLRSCIDEVDLLVFSSKVLHKDYSEWYRHDFLWGMFRHRHGKLRNAMEEKVGEDVNIDDVDIVGGDLVGQVDVVIPMQSSVSNSARIPRDFDLNVVPRDFDLNDIMPEPMSNSNSAEVPRIDSNMNDISQDGG